The following are encoded in a window of Raphanus sativus cultivar WK10039 unplaced genomic scaffold, ASM80110v3 Scaffold2162, whole genome shotgun sequence genomic DNA:
- the LOC130505306 gene encoding probable LRR receptor-like serine/threonine-protein kinase At1g29720 — MTGINSFPNISSQTIKDLMLRNVSMSGQIPSYIWSKPDLRSLDLSFNKLTGEVLGINLAPKFTYLTGNMLSGEIKSGVYLNSRSNIDLSYNNFSWPSSCQERSNINTYQSSSLKNTLTGLLPCAGPITCKHYKRSLHINCGGETVTVTNSSGKITYQADNSDKVKAATNEYFKNWGISNTGDFMDDSSDEDTYIISTSSTLPGDSPDLYKTARRSALSLVYYAFCLENGEYNLKLHFMEIQFSDQELYSRLGRRIFDVYVQGKLFLRDFNIRKEANGTLKSIVKELKAVNVTDHKLEIWLYWAGKGTTLIPKRGNYGPLISAISLCHSMEQHCGVEKTKHHISYALIFGITGPLIAIILLALGFYAQRKCRRDKKRDLRAQGLQTVCFTWRQLQAATNNFDEANKLGEGGFGSVFKGELSDGTIIAVKKLSSKSCQGNREFVNEIGMISGLNHPNLVKLYGCCVEKDQLLLVYEYMENNSLALALSGNSSLKLDWAARKKICMGTARGLDFLHEGAAIRMIHRDIKTPNVLLDADLNAKISDFGLARLHEEEHTHISTKVAGTIGYMAPEYALMGHLTEKADVYSFGVVAMEIVSGKSNTTQKGSDDNAPLIKWAMTLQQKGDIIEIVDPKLEGKFNSLEAERMIRVGLVCTNATPSLRPLMSEAVKMLEGEMEIPQIMSGPAVYGHDLNFSKLMEMQESTSMSGYGLSPFNQGSATSNSTAEFFS, encoded by the exons ATGACCGGGATAAACTCCTTTCCTAATATATCTAGCCAAACCATCAAAGACCT GATGTTGAGGAATGTGAGTATGTCTGGTCAAATTCCTTCTTACATCTGGAGTAAACCGGACTTGAGATCTCT TGATTTATCATTTAACAAGTTGACGGGTGAAGTTCTGGGAATAAACTTAGCTCCAAAATTTAC CTACTTGACTGGCAATATGCTTTCCGGGGAAATTAAATCTGGTGTTTACCTCAACAGCAGGTCAAATAT TGATCTATCTTATAACAATTTCTCATGGCCGTCTAGCTGCCAAGAAAGGAG TAACATTAATACATACCAGAGCTCATCCTTAAAGAACACTTT AACTGGTCTTCTTCCATGCGCTGGTCCAATCACTTGCAAGCACT ATAAGCGATCACTACATATAAACTGTGGTGGGGAAACTGTGACTGTTACAAACTCTAGTGGTAAAATCACTTATCAAGCTGATAACAGTGATAAGGTCAAAGCCGCTACAAATGAGTACTTCAAGAACTGGGGAATTAGTAACACTGGTGACTTTATGGATGATAGTAGTGATGAAGATACATACATCATTTCAACTAGTTCGACACTACCTGGAGATTCTCCTGATCTTTATAAGACTGCACGTCGATCTGCTCTCTCTCTTGTTTATTACGCGTTTTGCTTGGAAAATGGagaatataatttgaaactcCATTTTATGGAGATTCAGTTTTCAGATCAAGAACTATATAGTCGTCTAGGTAGACGCATATTTGATGTCTATGTTCAG gGAAAATTGTTCTTGAGGGATTTTAACATCAGAAAGGAGGCTAATGGGACTCTGAAGTCTATTGTGAAAGAACTGAAAGCTGTTAATGTGACTGATCATAAGTTAGAGATTTGGTTGTATTGGGCGGGTAAAGGCACAACACTCATCCCCAAAAGAGGAAACTATGGTCCTCTTATCTCTGCTATCTCCTTGTGTCACA gcATGGAGCAACATTGTGGAG TGGAAAAAACCAAACATCACATCAGTTATGCACTAATTTTTGGGATAACGGGTCCCTTGATAGCAATTATTCTCTTGGCTTTGGGATTCTATGCTCAGAGAAAATGCAGACGGGACAAGAAAAGAG ACCTGAGAGCACAGGGTCTGCAAACTGTTTGCTTTACATGGAGGCAACTGCAAGCTGCAACAAACAATTTTGATGAAGCCAACAAACTTGGAGAAGGAGGTTTCGGATCCGTATTCAAA GGAGAGCTATCAGATGGAACTATCATAGCAGTGAAGAAGCTTTCTTCCAAGTCATGCCAAGGAAACCGTGAGTTTGTGAATGAGATAGGAATGATCTCTGGTCTGAATCATCCAAACCTTGTCAAGCTTTACGGATGCTGTGTCGAAAAGGATCAACTGCTGCTCGTGTATGAGTACATGGAGAACAACTCCCTTGCTCTTGCTTTGTCTG GAAATAGCTCCTTGAAACTGGACTGGGCAGCAAGAAAGAAAATATGTATGGGAACCGCAAGAGGGCTTGATTTTCTCCATGAAGGAGCTGCGATCAGAATGATTCACCGTGACATAAAGACTCCCAATGTGCTTCTAGATGCCGACCTTAATGCAAAGATATCTGACTTTGGATTGGCTAGGCTCCATGAAGAAGAACACACTCACATTAGCACAAAAGTTGCAGGAACCAT CGGATATATGGCTCCAGAATATGCTTTAATGGGTCATTTGACCGAAAAAGCAGATGTGTACAGCTTTGGGGTTGTGGCAATGGAGATTGTTAGTGGGAAAAGTAATACAACACAAAAGGGAAGCGATGACAACGCCCCACTTATTAAATGG GCCATGACACTGCAACAAAAAGGGGACATAATAGAGATAGTAGATCCGAAGCTCGAAGGTAAGTTCAACAGCCTAGAAGCAGAGAGGATGATCAGAGTTGGTCTTGTTTGCACAAACGCAACTCCCTCGTTACGGCCTTTGATGTCAGAGGCAGTGAAAATGCTGGAGGGAGAGATGGAAATACCACAGATTATGTCAGGTCCTGCCGTATACGGACATGATTTGAACTTTTCAAAGCTGATGGAGATGCAAGAGTCAACCTCGATGTCTGGTTATGGACTGTCCCCATTTAATCAAGGATCAGCCACCTCAAACTCCACAGCAGAGTTTTTTTCCTAG